In Mytilus trossulus isolate FHL-02 chromosome 14, PNRI_Mtr1.1.1.hap1, whole genome shotgun sequence, a genomic segment contains:
- the LOC134696718 gene encoding uncharacterized protein LOC134696718, translating into MLSYPSNPELHVLHDSAPPQLLSSVQYYKTKMEELPDFDIGGGEKLIEMESYNDEDLLGWLFKDDLQNIELVELNIAPENPGMAPQLQPQAPSQNPLAPKPVEVERPTVSGLQKSQKRFKTVTPEELKDLQDSRQAKSTKQNTKWGVKVFQEWCMEALDQVFDFATTETEELNNVLAKFYAEATPKFSEKRGKEMSTAQSKEYHKNSMKNIRAAINRHIHDLDRDIDIVRDKEFRKANETLDGKLKKNLEKGLSRPTKHKQIITMNDLEKINYYLYSSDGPIILRFRVWYNIAMHFVTRGIEFHQQLQIKSFEFHFDENNREYACLSHEMKQKNWQGGLDSGETINDKRMYSCEGDRCPVASLKTLILKTDPDATSLFNHINKDALSSKTPHVLQLWYTNTSVKSYQFTRFMADVSKNSSCSMMYTAHCLRATAIQAMSDAGFEIRHIMYMSGHRNEASVRSYSRDCSTLQKKSMSDTLSTLSTGRAPPQTGMPTPMALQNNPASDSVISVLAACDTPNVNTMNAALSSNNFMSSGFISNSAFHNCTFQINNPQ; encoded by the exons atgctATCCTACCCATCTAACCCCGAACTACATGTACTGCATGACTCCGCCCCACCCCAACTCCTGTCGTCTGTTCAATACTATAAGACAAAAATGGAAGAGTTGCCGGATTTCGACATTGGTGGGGGTGAAAAGTTGATTGAAATGGAGTCGTACAATGACGAAGATTTATTGGGATGGTTGTTCAAAGATGACCTGCAAAATATTGAACTTGTTGAGCTTAACATTGCTCCAGAAAACCCTGGAATGGCACCACAACTGCAGCCACAGGCCCCATCGCAGAATCCGTTGGCACCAAAGCCGGTTGAAGTTGAAAGGCCTACAGTTTCTGGGCTTCAAAAATCACAGAAACGATTTAAAACAGTTACCCCAGAAGAACTGAAAGACCTGCAAGACAGTCGACAGGCTAAGTCAACCAAGCAAAACACGAAATGGGGAGTCAAAGTTTTCCAAG aaTGGTGCATGGAAGCCCTGGATCAAGTATTTGATTTCGCGACTACTGAAACAGAAGAATTAAACAATGTTTTGGCTAAATTTTATGCAGAGGCAACCCCAAAATTTTCCGAAAAAAGAGGCAAGGAAATGTCAACTGCCCAGTCAAAAGAATATCacaaaaattcaatgaaaaacataaGGGCAGCAATCAACCGACACATTCATGATTTAGATAGGGATATTGATATCGTTCGCGATAAAGAATTTAGGAAGGCGAATGAAACTCTTGAtggaaaattaaagaaaaacctCGAAAAAGGTCTCTCCCGTCCAACAAAACATAAACAGATTATAACCATGAATGATTTGGAAAAGATAAATTATTACCTGTACTCATCTGATGGTCCAATAATCCTAAGATTCCGTGTTTGGTATAATATTGCTATGCATTTTGTGACCCGTGGGATAGAGTTTCATCAACAACTGCAGATAAAATCGTTTGAATTCCACTTTGATGAAAACAATCGTGAATATGCCTGTTTGTCACATGAAATGAAACAGAAAAATTGGCAAGGAGGATTAGACTCGGGAGAAACTATTAATGACAAACGAATGTATTCATGTGAAGGTGATCGCTGCCCAGTTGCTTCATTGAAAACTCTGATTTTGAAAACTGATCCTGATGCAACTTCACTTTTTAATCATATTAATAAAGATGCGTTGTCGTCCAAAACTCCACACGTTTTACAACTATGGTACACTAACACATCGGTCAAATCTTACCAATTCACTAGATTCATGGCAGATGTGTCGAAAAATTCCTCCTGTAGTATGATGTACACAGCTCATTGTCTCCGGGCAACAGCGATCCAAGCAATGAGTGACGCTGGCTTCGAAATCCGACATATTATGTATATGAGCGGTCACCGGAATGAGGCGTCTGTACGAAGCTACAGTCGGGACTGTTCTACCCTACAAAAGAAATCCATGAGCGACACACTTTCAACACTATCCACAGGACGCGCACCGCCTCAGACTGGGATGCCAACGCCAATGGCTCTACAAAACAATCCTGCCAGTGACAGTGTGATCTCAGTTTTGGCGGCCTGTGACACTCCAAACGTAAACACTATGAATGCGGCCTTGTCGTCAAACAACTTCATGTCGTCTGGCTTTATTTCTAACTCAGCTTTCCATAACTGCACATTTCAAATCAATAATCCACAGTAA